CGGGCGTACGGGGAGTGGGCCGGGCTCTTCGCCGACGACTCCGTCGACGTCGTCTACGTGGCGACTCCGCACCACGCGCACCGGGAGGCGGCCGGCCTCGCCCTGGAGGCGGGAAAGGCGGTGCTCTGCGAGAAGGCTCTCACACTGAACGCCCGGGAGGCAGAGGAGCTGGTCGGCCTCGCCCGGGACCGTGGCCTCTTCCTGATGGAAGCCATGTGGATGTACTGCAATCCGCTGATCCGGCGGCTCGTGGAGCTGGTGAGGGACGGGGCCGTCGGCGAAGTCCGGACCGTACAGGCGGACTTCGGGCTCCAGGGCCCCTTCGCCGCCGACCACCGGCTGCGCGACCCGGCCGTGGGCGGCGGGGCGCTGCTCGACCTGGGCGTGTACCCGGTGTCGTTCGCGCAGCTGCTGCTCGGCGAGCCGGACACGGTCCAGGCGCACGCGCTGATCTCGCCCGAGGGCGTCGATCTGAACACGGGCATGCTGCTCGGCTGGGACTCGGGCGCCTCGGCGCTGCTGTCCTGCTCGCTCGTCGCGGACACCCCGCTGACGGCGTCCGTGACGGGCACGCTCGGCCGGATCGACGTGCCGCGCGGCTTCTTCTTCCCCGAGCGCTTCACGCTGCACAGGGACGGCCGGGAGCCGGAGGAGTTCCTGGCGGGCGACGACCCGCACTCCTTCCGGCACGAGGCCACCGAGGTGATGCGCTGCCTGCGGTCGGGCGCGACGGAGTCCCCGCTCGTACCGCTGGACGGCTCGCTCGCGGTGATGCGGACGCTCGACGCCGTACGGGAGCGCGTCGGCGTCCGCTACCCGCAGGAGGCCCCGGCGCCGGCGGTCACGCGGGGGTGAGGCCCCGGGCCGGTGCGCCCCGCCGCCGTGACGTGACGTCCGCTCCCCCGGCCGAAGCCGGGGGACTCCCGCCCGGCTTCGGCCGGCCGTCACGGCGGTCCCCACCTCCTCGCGCCGCGGGAAGTCACCGCACGACACGGAGAACATCCACGTGTCGGACGGATGCGTTCACGGGGCACGCGTCTCGCGTA
Above is a genomic segment from Streptomyces sp. NBC_00094 containing:
- a CDS encoding Gfo/Idh/MocA family protein, with the translated sequence MRETVRWGILATGGIAERFTTDLLTLDGAEVVAVASRTEASAKAFADRFGIPRAYGEWAGLFADDSVDVVYVATPHHAHREAAGLALEAGKAVLCEKALTLNAREAEELVGLARDRGLFLMEAMWMYCNPLIRRLVELVRDGAVGEVRTVQADFGLQGPFAADHRLRDPAVGGGALLDLGVYPVSFAQLLLGEPDTVQAHALISPEGVDLNTGMLLGWDSGASALLSCSLVADTPLTASVTGTLGRIDVPRGFFFPERFTLHRDGREPEEFLAGDDPHSFRHEATEVMRCLRSGATESPLVPLDGSLAVMRTLDAVRERVGVRYPQEAPAPAVTRG